The following proteins are encoded in a genomic region of Dyadobacter sp. UC 10:
- the rplU gene encoding 50S ribosomal protein L21: MYAIVEIAGQQFKVEKGREIFTHRLEGDVNAALVFDKVLLVDNGGTVQVGLPTVAGASVKATVLEHLKGEKVIVFKKKRRKGYRVKNGHRQYLTKISIDDIVA, encoded by the coding sequence ATGTACGCAATCGTAGAAATCGCAGGTCAGCAATTTAAGGTTGAAAAGGGTCGCGAAATCTTCACGCATAGGCTTGAAGGTGACGTGAACGCTGCACTTGTATTTGACAAAGTCCTTCTCGTTGATAACGGAGGCACAGTACAGGTAGGGCTGCCGACAGTGGCAGGCGCCTCAGTAAAAGCAACTGTTCTTGAACACCTGAAAGGTGAGAAAGTAATCGTCTTCAAGAAAAAAAGACGTAAAGGTTACAGGGTTAAGAATGGTCACCGTCAGTATTTGACCAAAATCAGCATTGATGATATCGTAGCTTAA
- a CDS encoding DUF2911 domain-containing protein yields the protein MKTTFLALFVSLITLTSACAQSPRVTADGKNVSVAYGQPSKKGRVLFGKEGSESLEKYDKLWRTGANASTEITFKKDGTFGGKSVKAGTYSLFTIPGEKEWSVILNSVLGQQGASEYEKNKAKDVLKVTVPAKKYPTSAEKMTFTVKDNSVDFQWDKEGFSVPVKF from the coding sequence ATGAAAACAACATTCTTAGCACTTTTCGTATCCCTGATCACATTGACGTCAGCTTGCGCACAAAGCCCGAGAGTTACCGCAGACGGCAAAAATGTAAGTGTTGCTTACGGTCAACCGTCCAAAAAAGGTCGCGTTCTGTTTGGGAAAGAAGGTAGCGAAAGCCTTGAGAAATATGACAAACTTTGGAGGACCGGTGCCAATGCGTCCACCGAAATCACTTTCAAAAAAGACGGAACATTTGGTGGCAAAAGTGTGAAAGCAGGCACTTACAGCTTGTTCACTATTCCTGGCGAAAAGGAATGGTCGGTTATCCTGAACTCAGTTTTAGGTCAGCAAGGCGCTTCTGAATATGAGAAAAATAAAGCCAAAGATGTCCTTAAAGTAACCGTTCCAGCGAAAAAATATCCTACCTCAGCGGAAAAAATGACTTTCACGGTAAAAGACAACTCCGTGGATTTTCAATGGGATAAAGAAGGATTTTCGGTTCCTGTGAAGTTCTGA
- the rpmA gene encoding 50S ribosomal protein L27 produces MAHKKGVGSSKNGRESESKRLGVKLFGGQVAKAGNILVRQRGTKHNPGKNVGIGRDHTLFALVDGNVVFRKTRENRSYVHIEPIAVAAETTAEA; encoded by the coding sequence ATGGCACATAAGAAAGGTGTAGGTAGCTCGAAAAACGGACGTGAATCGGAAAGCAAGCGTCTGGGAGTAAAATTATTCGGTGGTCAGGTTGCCAAAGCAGGAAATATCCTTGTTCGTCAGCGTGGTACCAAACACAACCCTGGCAAAAACGTGGGTATCGGTCGCGACCATACTTTGTTTGCATTGGTTGATGGCAATGTAGTTTTCCGTAAAACCCGCGAAAACAGATCTTACGTTCACATCGAACCGATCGCAGTTGCTGCTGAAACTACTGCGGAAGCGTAA
- the recG gene encoding ATP-dependent DNA helicase RecG — protein MTPDTNSAVRPRFFDTKIEFLKGVGPQKAALLNQELSIFTFGDLIQHYPFRHEDRTIFHRISDLNEQLPAAQIKGRLREITMIGEGSKKRLVAYFSDGTGLMELVWFQSITWFQKSLRPNVEYIVYGKPLSFGGRWSITHPDIDLLTHENEGGGYWQPIYPLTEKLRRQFVDSRAISKMIRGLLEISRSHIRETLPEDLTRKYRLISKADALWHFHLPESQKTLHQAQRRLKFEELFYNQFRLIKNKLLHKTEYPGMVFSHTNLVKTFYDQFLPFQLTNAQIRVLHEIHEDLKTGKQMNRLLQGDVGSGKTIVAFISMLFALDNDAQACLMAPTEILADQHYQGLKKFAELLGINIGKLTGSTKKKEREVIHKQLLDGSMQIIVGTHALLEDIVQFRNLGLCIIDEQHRFGVAQRARLWAKNTRIYPHMLVMTATPIPRTLAMTLYGDLDISAINELPAGRKPIKTVHRYDAHRTSVFGFIKEEIAKGRQIYMVYPLIEESEKMDLKDLMDGYESVSRSFPGVPLSILHGKMKSQDKDYEMGRFVRHETKILVATTVIEVGVNVPNASVMVIENAERFGLSQLHQLRGRVGRGAEQSYCILMTDYKISKDTKLRIETMCRTNDGFEIAEVDLQLRGPGDISGTQQSGLVDLLVANLAQDGEILKAARLSAEDILGRDPDLLQPAHQPIRLHLDNLKKEETNWSRIS, from the coding sequence ATGACACCGGATACCAATTCAGCTGTAAGGCCCCGTTTTTTCGATACCAAAATTGAATTTCTGAAAGGCGTCGGGCCTCAAAAAGCGGCATTGCTGAACCAGGAACTCAGTATTTTCACATTTGGAGATCTGATCCAGCATTATCCTTTTCGCCACGAAGACCGCACCATTTTTCACAGAATTTCCGACCTGAACGAACAGCTTCCGGCAGCGCAGATCAAAGGCCGTCTGCGGGAAATTACAATGATCGGCGAGGGATCCAAGAAGCGGCTGGTAGCCTATTTTTCAGATGGCACCGGATTGATGGAACTGGTTTGGTTTCAAAGTATTACATGGTTTCAAAAGAGCCTCCGGCCAAATGTGGAATACATCGTTTATGGTAAACCGTTGTCCTTCGGAGGCAGATGGAGCATTACGCATCCGGACATTGATTTGCTCACCCATGAGAATGAGGGTGGGGGATACTGGCAGCCTATTTATCCACTGACAGAAAAATTAAGAAGACAGTTTGTTGATAGCCGTGCGATCAGTAAAATGATACGCGGCCTGCTCGAAATTTCCAGGTCGCATATCCGGGAGACACTTCCGGAAGATCTTACCCGTAAATACCGGCTCATCTCCAAAGCCGACGCACTCTGGCATTTTCATTTGCCTGAAAGCCAGAAAACACTGCACCAGGCGCAACGCCGACTTAAATTTGAAGAGCTATTCTATAATCAGTTTCGGCTGATCAAGAACAAGCTTTTGCACAAGACGGAATATCCCGGAATGGTGTTCAGTCATACCAATCTCGTTAAAACGTTTTATGACCAATTTCTCCCTTTTCAGCTCACCAATGCACAAATAAGGGTGCTCCATGAAATCCATGAAGACCTCAAAACCGGCAAGCAGATGAACCGCTTGTTACAGGGTGACGTAGGCTCGGGGAAAACAATCGTCGCTTTTATCAGTATGCTTTTTGCATTGGACAACGATGCGCAAGCCTGCTTAATGGCCCCCACGGAAATCCTGGCCGATCAGCATTATCAGGGGTTAAAGAAATTCGCCGAACTGCTGGGCATTAATATTGGCAAGCTCACCGGATCGACCAAAAAGAAGGAGCGGGAGGTCATACACAAGCAATTGCTGGACGGTTCTATGCAGATTATCGTAGGGACACACGCGCTGCTGGAAGATATAGTGCAGTTCAGAAACCTCGGGCTTTGCATTATCGATGAGCAGCACCGTTTCGGGGTGGCGCAACGCGCGCGGCTGTGGGCCAAAAATACGCGCATTTACCCGCATATGCTGGTGATGACAGCGACCCCGATTCCAAGGACTTTGGCGATGACACTTTATGGTGATCTGGACATATCTGCGATCAACGAGCTTCCGGCGGGGCGAAAACCGATCAAGACAGTGCATCGCTACGACGCGCACAGAACTTCTGTTTTTGGCTTTATTAAAGAAGAAATTGCGAAAGGACGCCAGATTTACATGGTATATCCGTTGATCGAAGAATCTGAAAAAATGGATTTAAAAGATCTCATGGACGGATATGAAAGCGTTTCCAGGTCTTTTCCCGGCGTGCCCCTCAGCATTCTTCACGGTAAGATGAAGTCTCAGGACAAAGATTATGAAATGGGCAGGTTCGTCCGTCATGAAACCAAAATCCTGGTCGCTACTACGGTGATAGAGGTTGGGGTAAATGTGCCAAATGCTTCGGTGATGGTCATTGAAAACGCAGAACGCTTCGGTCTTTCCCAATTACACCAGCTGAGAGGGCGCGTTGGCCGTGGGGCGGAGCAATCGTACTGTATTCTGATGACTGACTATAAAATTTCGAAAGACACGAAATTGCGCATTGAAACCATGTGCCGGACAAATGATGGTTTTGAAATAGCAGAAGTTGATCTGCAATTAAGAGGTCCGGGAGATATCTCCGGCACCCAGCAAAGCGGGCTTGTTGATCTCCTTGTCGCGAACCTGGCGCAGGATGGTGAAATATTGAAAGCGGCGCGTCTCTCGGCGGAAGATATTCTGGGAAGAGACCCCGATTTACTCCAGCCCGCCCACCAGCCGATCAGGCTGCATCTTGACAATCTCAAGAAAGAGGAAACGAACTGGAGTAGGATCAGTTGA
- a CDS encoding FGGY-family carbohydrate kinase has translation MKVTAVFDIGRTNKKYVLFNEKYEIVKEFAESLPETTDEDGFPTEDCGLLTKWVQDRWAELLADPEYDIKAVNVAGYGASLVHLDASNKPLTPLYSYLKPFPEDLLKQFYSAYGDPTRLSLQTGSPAMGMLNSGMQLYWLKHTRPEIYSQIATTLHLPQYILYLLTGRKVSDYTSLGCHTALWSFEMWDYHEWVKQEGIHKKLAPVLASSSFIYRHGDKGIQSGFGLHDSSSALIPYRMAVKKPFVLLSTGTWCINFNSFASKPLTSYQLERDCMNYLTPEGSGVTASRLFLGREHDFQTARIAEYFRVDADFYKKVVYDESLLAMDTPPFYSACMTGNGPFPEPNTQEWQISAFASAEIAYHHLLKGLTELLFVSLDLIAVNDVQSIYIDGGFARNEIFTKLIARHYPKHTVYATDLPYATSLGASLHVTRPQSFEFSDEIREIKL, from the coding sequence ATGAAAGTAACAGCGGTTTTTGACATTGGAAGGACTAACAAAAAGTACGTGCTTTTCAACGAAAAGTATGAGATAGTTAAAGAGTTTGCCGAGTCGTTACCGGAAACCACCGATGAGGATGGCTTCCCGACCGAAGACTGCGGGTTACTAACCAAATGGGTCCAGGACCGCTGGGCTGAGCTGCTTGCCGATCCGGAATACGATATAAAAGCCGTGAATGTGGCAGGGTATGGTGCAAGTCTCGTACATCTCGATGCTTCCAACAAGCCGTTGACGCCGCTTTATTCTTATTTAAAGCCTTTTCCTGAGGACCTGCTGAAGCAGTTTTACAGCGCTTACGGAGACCCGACGAGGCTTTCATTGCAAACCGGCTCGCCGGCAATGGGAATGCTCAACTCGGGAATGCAGCTATATTGGCTGAAACACACCAGACCTGAGATTTATAGCCAGATTGCCACGACACTCCACCTGCCACAGTATATCCTTTACCTGCTAACAGGCCGAAAAGTGAGCGATTATACCTCGCTGGGCTGTCACACAGCGTTATGGAGCTTTGAGATGTGGGATTACCACGAATGGGTAAAACAGGAAGGCATTCACAAAAAGCTGGCACCCGTACTGGCTTCTTCGTCGTTTATTTACCGCCACGGGGACAAGGGAATCCAGTCCGGATTTGGGCTGCATGACAGTTCGTCGGCATTGATACCTTACAGAATGGCAGTTAAAAAGCCTTTTGTATTGTTGTCAACGGGTACCTGGTGTATCAATTTCAACTCATTCGCCTCGAAACCGCTCACTTCTTATCAGCTCGAAAGGGATTGTATGAACTATCTCACGCCGGAAGGAAGTGGCGTGACTGCGTCGAGGCTTTTCCTTGGACGTGAACACGATTTCCAAACAGCCAGGATCGCTGAATATTTTAGGGTCGATGCTGATTTTTATAAAAAAGTAGTTTACGATGAAAGCCTGCTGGCAATGGACACGCCGCCATTTTACAGCGCCTGCATGACCGGCAATGGCCCCTTCCCTGAACCTAATACGCAGGAATGGCAGATAAGCGCATTCGCATCTGCCGAGATTGCCTATCACCATTTACTGAAAGGGCTGACTGAGCTTTTGTTTGTGTCGCTTGACCTGATTGCAGTGAACGATGTACAGTCAATCTATATTGATGGCGGCTTTGCGAGAAATGAGATTTTCACAAAGCTGATCGCGCGGCATTATCCAAAACATACCGTTTACGCAACAGACCTGCCTTATGCGACTTCGCTGGGAGCTTCTTTGCACGTGACCAGACCGCAAAGTTTTGAGTTTTCCGACGAAATAAGGGAGATTAAACTCTGA
- a CDS encoding diacylglycerol kinase family protein: MKGPIDIRKALRSFTFAGAGIFNLFRYENNARIHLIACIAVVITGVGFNISPIEWVVIVIQIALVWAAEAFNTSIEKLADLVSADYHPVIKVVKDTAAAGVLILAISAVITGGIIFIPKIILLF, from the coding sequence ATGAAAGGACCCATCGATATCCGTAAGGCCCTGCGGAGCTTCACTTTTGCGGGAGCTGGAATCTTCAACCTTTTCAGGTACGAAAATAATGCGCGGATTCATCTCATTGCCTGCATTGCCGTTGTGATAACCGGCGTGGGCTTCAACATCTCACCCATCGAATGGGTAGTGATTGTTATTCAAATCGCCCTGGTGTGGGCTGCGGAGGCATTTAATACTTCAATCGAAAAGCTCGCGGACCTGGTGTCGGCAGACTATCATCCGGTTATCAAAGTTGTGAAAGATACCGCTGCGGCTGGGGTACTGATCCTGGCGATATCGGCAGTGATAACAGGCGGGATTATTTTTATACCAAAAATTATATTATTGTTTTGA
- a CDS encoding SMP-30/gluconolactonase/LRE family protein encodes MNKSFPLLVTMLLMIGQSAVGQVKSKKFSNQGEFTNNCEGPAVDSEGNVYAVNFARDGTIAIMNKKGNASFFVTLPKGSTGNGIRFADKNTFYVADFTGHNILKVDLITKDVSVFANEPKMNQPNDLAITAAGHIFCSDPNWKDGTGQIWHVSPEGKTRLVAENMGTTNGIDVSPDEKKLYVNESVQRNVWSFDLAADGTLSNKKLLHHFEDGGMDGMRCDVDGNLYITRHGKGEVAILSPEGKVIQTIQTIGKKVSNICFGGKNGKTCYITLQDRGCLESFKAPTAGREWAMMKAFQENNKK; translated from the coding sequence ATGAATAAATCTTTCCCTCTGCTCGTCACAATGTTGCTCATGATCGGACAATCCGCTGTTGGTCAGGTAAAAAGTAAGAAATTTTCCAATCAGGGCGAATTTACTAACAACTGCGAAGGCCCGGCTGTGGATAGCGAGGGAAATGTATATGCTGTCAATTTCGCCCGGGACGGTACGATTGCGATCATGAATAAAAAGGGTAACGCCAGTTTTTTTGTGACATTACCTAAAGGCAGCACCGGAAATGGGATCCGATTCGCTGATAAAAATACTTTCTACGTAGCCGATTTCACAGGCCACAATATTCTAAAGGTAGATCTGATCACAAAAGACGTATCCGTATTTGCCAATGAGCCTAAAATGAATCAGCCAAATGATTTGGCTATTACCGCCGCCGGGCACATCTTCTGTTCAGATCCTAATTGGAAGGATGGTACCGGGCAGATCTGGCACGTATCGCCCGAGGGGAAAACCAGGCTCGTGGCAGAAAATATGGGCACTACCAATGGAATTGATGTAAGTCCGGATGAAAAGAAATTGTATGTGAATGAAAGCGTTCAGCGGAATGTCTGGTCTTTTGACCTCGCAGCAGACGGGACATTAAGCAATAAAAAGCTGCTGCATCATTTCGAAGACGGAGGAATGGACGGAATGCGCTGTGATGTGGACGGAAACTTATACATCACCCGTCACGGAAAAGGTGAAGTGGCTATTCTGTCACCGGAAGGAAAAGTGATTCAAACCATTCAAACAATCGGTAAAAAGGTATCCAATATTTGCTTCGGGGGCAAAAATGGAAAGACCTGCTACATAACGCTGCAAGATCGTGGCTGCCTCGAGAGCTTTAAAGCGCCTACTGCCGGCCGGGAATGGGCCATGATGAAGGCTTTTCAGGAAAATAATAAAAAGTAA
- a CDS encoding NifU family protein: MLTRPVFVYTELSPNPNSMKFVLNFELVPDGLSFDYPSLEAALEAGKASPLASDLFQFPHVKRVFIASNFITISKDDSIAWEEVLRDTKQFIKIYFEENHPVFEQQTIDKNTLIVDSRDSDTVQKIKAALDQYVRPAVESDGGAINFHSFDEESGRVKVLLQGSCSGCPSSTLTLKAGIENLLTRMVPDVKEVVAEGV; the protein is encoded by the coding sequence ATGTTAACACGTCCCGTTTTTGTTTATACCGAGTTAAGCCCAAACCCTAACTCTATGAAGTTCGTCCTGAACTTCGAGCTGGTTCCGGACGGGCTTTCCTTTGATTACCCTTCTCTGGAAGCCGCATTGGAAGCTGGCAAAGCTTCACCGCTGGCCTCAGACCTTTTCCAGTTTCCACACGTGAAACGCGTGTTTATCGCGAGTAATTTTATAACGATTTCAAAAGACGATAGCATTGCCTGGGAAGAGGTTCTAAGAGATACAAAACAGTTTATCAAGATCTACTTTGAAGAAAACCATCCGGTTTTTGAACAACAAACAATTGATAAAAATACACTGATCGTCGATTCCCGCGATTCTGATACCGTTCAAAAAATTAAGGCAGCGCTCGACCAGTACGTCCGCCCGGCGGTAGAATCCGATGGAGGAGCTATTAATTTTCACTCTTTCGATGAAGAATCGGGCAGGGTAAAAGTATTGCTGCAAGGCTCTTGCAGTGGCTGCCCTTCGTCGACCCTCACATTGAAAGCCGGTATTGAGAACCTTCTCACCAGAATGGTCCCTGATGTAAAGGAAGTAGTTGCCGAAGGAGTTTAA
- a CDS encoding thioredoxin family protein, with the protein MKIRLWVSLILCVGLTKSLNAGALEDPEERTSLRPQASYQIGDAVAGFRLKNTNGSMVSLADYANVKGVVVVFTSNHCPFAKAYEDRIIALNNKFSSQGFPVVAINPSDPGTHPDDSFDKMKERALAKNYSYPYLVDDSQQVAKAFGVSRMPQVFVIQKSGAKFVVRYIGMIDDNPQDAGGVTKLYVEEAVSNLLGGKPVVTTVTKPVGCAIKWKNQ; encoded by the coding sequence ATGAAAATTCGTTTATGGGTTTCTCTGATTCTATGTGTAGGATTAACTAAGAGTTTAAATGCCGGCGCGTTGGAAGATCCGGAGGAACGTACCTCCCTGCGCCCCCAGGCAAGCTATCAGATCGGGGATGCAGTGGCTGGTTTCAGATTGAAAAATACCAACGGTAGTATGGTGTCGCTGGCGGATTATGCCAATGTGAAGGGAGTCGTTGTCGTTTTTACCAGCAATCACTGTCCTTTTGCAAAAGCTTATGAAGACCGTATCATTGCGCTGAATAACAAGTTTTCATCTCAGGGATTTCCAGTCGTCGCGATCAATCCCAGTGATCCGGGTACGCATCCGGATGATTCTTTTGACAAAATGAAAGAGCGGGCACTGGCAAAAAATTATAGTTATCCATACCTTGTAGATGATTCGCAGCAGGTTGCGAAAGCGTTCGGCGTAAGCCGCATGCCGCAAGTGTTCGTAATCCAGAAAAGTGGTGCAAAGTTTGTCGTTCGTTATATCGGCATGATCGACGATAATCCGCAGGATGCCGGCGGTGTCACCAAGCTATATGTAGAAGAAGCAGTAAGTAACCTGCTTGGCGGAAAGCCCGTTGTAACCACAGTCACCAAGCCGGTTGGTTGCGCAATCAAATGGAAAAATCAGTAA
- a CDS encoding GDSL-type esterase/lipase family protein has protein sequence MKKHFLLILIAGLTSCHKPNYNSIDAPWEPDYKVDRSENAILNFEKQDTEKMPAPGGIVFTGSSSFTKWQAAAQDLAPLPIINRGFGGSTLPEVIHYADRAVTKYQAKTIVIYCENDMFGKKKKTPEQVRDAYVALTKKIRDKQPDVLLYGVSLKPSPSRWERKEDVIKANKLIRDFIESDKNHEYIDVWPVMLKNGRPDGSIFTSDSLHMNEEGYRRWTQVFKPILQKTA, from the coding sequence ATGAAAAAACACTTCCTGCTTATCTTAATTGCCGGACTTACTTCCTGCCACAAGCCCAATTATAATAGCATTGATGCTCCCTGGGAGCCTGATTATAAGGTAGACAGATCTGAAAATGCAATCCTGAACTTCGAAAAACAGGACACGGAAAAGATGCCCGCCCCGGGAGGAATTGTTTTTACAGGAAGCTCTTCATTTACAAAATGGCAGGCAGCCGCGCAGGACCTCGCGCCGCTGCCGATCATCAACCGCGGCTTTGGCGGCTCCACTTTGCCGGAAGTAATTCATTATGCAGACCGCGCAGTAACTAAATACCAGGCTAAAACCATCGTGATCTATTGCGAGAACGATATGTTTGGCAAGAAAAAGAAAACACCGGAACAGGTACGCGACGCTTATGTGGCACTCACCAAAAAGATACGGGACAAACAGCCCGACGTTTTGCTTTACGGCGTTTCTTTGAAGCCTTCTCCCTCACGGTGGGAAAGAAAAGAGGATGTGATTAAAGCCAATAAGCTGATCCGGGATTTTATTGAATCCGACAAAAATCACGAGTATATAGACGTGTGGCCGGTGATGCTGAAAAACGGCCGGCCCGACGGCAGCATCTTTACCAGCGACAGTCTGCACATGAATGAAGAGGGTTACCGCAGATGGACACAGGTTTTTAAGCCTATTCTTCAAAAAACAGCCTAG
- a CDS encoding DUF1361 domain-containing protein, translating to MEKLARYLQSNQKVALLAFVSSAAMTLLLIRILIHDWGFIFLAWNLFLAWVPLIFIKGVWEMERRKKAPFWFLITCLFVWLLFFPNAPYIITDLKHLRGIDDNMIWYDSLMIFIFSVAGFLTGLYSVRIVHRIVTKRWNEQLAWAWILFAMVLSGFGVYLGRYGRWNSWDILTQPGSLIRGIFESAQNPLAIKHTVTFSFVLMLLYFAFHIFAELKQNERTHRYP from the coding sequence ATGGAAAAACTGGCTCGCTACCTCCAAAGCAATCAGAAAGTTGCATTGCTCGCATTTGTCTCGTCCGCCGCGATGACCCTCCTGCTGATCAGAATCCTGATTCACGACTGGGGTTTCATTTTCCTCGCCTGGAACCTCTTCCTGGCCTGGGTTCCGCTGATCTTCATCAAAGGTGTCTGGGAAATGGAACGCAGGAAAAAAGCGCCGTTTTGGTTTCTGATAACCTGTTTATTCGTTTGGCTATTGTTTTTTCCCAATGCCCCCTACATTATCACCGATCTGAAACATCTGCGCGGAATTGATGACAATATGATCTGGTACGATTCACTCATGATCTTTATCTTCTCAGTTGCCGGCTTTTTGACGGGCCTGTACAGCGTCAGGATCGTGCACCGGATTGTTACGAAGCGCTGGAATGAACAACTTGCCTGGGCGTGGATATTGTTTGCTATGGTACTGAGCGGTTTCGGCGTTTATCTGGGCCGGTACGGAAGGTGGAACAGCTGGGATATCCTGACCCAGCCGGGGTCGCTGATCCGTGGTATTTTCGAAAGTGCACAGAACCCTCTTGCTATAAAACACACCGTCACGTTTTCGTTCGTGCTGATGTTATTGTACTTTGCGTTCCACATTTTTGCAGAATTAAAACAAAATGAAAGGACCCATCGATATCCGTAA
- a CDS encoding winged helix-turn-helix domain-containing protein: MEWLEKFNKVFESKIRLGLMSVLVVNDSVSFNELKDLLQLTDGNLASHLKALEEAKYVAFHKQFSGRKPLTTYKATDLGQTAFAEHLQVLENMIRENL; the protein is encoded by the coding sequence ATGGAATGGTTAGAAAAATTTAATAAGGTTTTCGAAAGTAAGATCCGGCTGGGCCTGATGTCAGTGCTTGTTGTGAATGATTCTGTCAGTTTTAACGAATTGAAGGATTTATTGCAGCTGACAGACGGAAATCTTGCCTCACACCTGAAAGCACTTGAAGAGGCCAAATATGTTGCCTTCCACAAACAGTTCTCAGGCAGGAAACCCCTCACTACTTACAAAGCCACCGATCTGGGTCAAACCGCATTCGCCGAGCATTTGCAGGTTTTGGAGAACATGATCCGCGAGAATTTATAA
- a CDS encoding TolC family protein, which produces MKRIILILCLLPALTQAQNTLSLAQCVDLLMKNNLTYQAGNLQAEAAQAQLRQTKSQILPQISIGADQSINVGRSIDQYTNAYIDEVYSNNVLGVGFQMPIFQGLKLQNQIRQGTLLKESALENRTAILNNQTILLMQGYVNILATKALLEAASQLVLSSQEQVDRTEKQVNAGTVGANLLYEIKAQLANDKFAEVTALNNYRTARLALFQRINIPPDDKIEFEPLAPKDSVVAASDALALYEEARRSFPEIRSAELYRQSFAYQVKSIKADNFPSLSLGGNMRAFYATSNKDLSYFNQLNSTRNGYINLGLNIPIMGRWVTRPRVELAKVQERQAQNTLDVTNQTLRQAIEVAVLNLSAMSDRHIAAQQQVESLTASFAIVESKLNAGMANSFEYTLAKANLGKAQANAIQAKYDFLMQQKLLLYYRQGNWQGVF; this is translated from the coding sequence ATGAAACGTATCATTTTAATTCTTTGCCTGCTACCGGCACTGACCCAGGCGCAGAACACACTCAGTCTGGCCCAATGTGTGGATCTTCTGATGAAGAACAACCTGACTTATCAGGCCGGAAACCTTCAGGCCGAGGCAGCACAGGCACAGTTGAGGCAAACTAAGTCGCAGATCCTTCCTCAAATCTCCATCGGCGCAGATCAAAGCATCAATGTCGGCCGCAGCATCGACCAGTACACCAACGCGTATATAGATGAGGTTTACAGTAATAATGTATTGGGAGTTGGTTTTCAGATGCCGATTTTTCAGGGCCTAAAATTGCAGAACCAGATTCGCCAGGGTACATTATTGAAAGAATCGGCCTTGGAAAACAGAACTGCCATTTTAAATAACCAGACGATTTTGCTGATGCAGGGGTATGTTAATATCCTCGCAACCAAAGCACTACTGGAAGCAGCCAGCCAGCTGGTACTGTCTTCTCAGGAGCAGGTAGACCGTACCGAAAAGCAGGTAAATGCGGGTACAGTCGGCGCCAATCTGCTTTACGAAATAAAGGCACAGCTCGCGAACGACAAGTTCGCGGAAGTAACGGCATTGAACAACTATCGGACAGCCAGGCTAGCGCTTTTTCAGAGAATCAACATTCCGCCGGACGATAAAATCGAGTTTGAACCACTTGCCCCCAAAGACTCTGTGGTAGCTGCTTCGGATGCGCTGGCACTTTATGAGGAAGCGCGCAGGTCGTTCCCTGAGATCAGGAGCGCTGAGCTTTACCGTCAGAGCTTTGCCTACCAGGTAAAATCCATCAAGGCCGATAATTTCCCTTCCCTATCACTGGGCGGCAATATGCGGGCATTTTACGCGACATCAAACAAGGACCTAAGCTACTTCAATCAACTCAATTCGACGCGAAACGGATATATTAACCTCGGCCTGAATATTCCCATTATGGGCCGCTGGGTGACCCGTCCCCGCGTGGAGCTGGCCAAGGTACAGGAGCGCCAGGCCCAGAATACGCTCGATGTCACCAACCAGACCCTCAGACAGGCGATCGAGGTTGCCGTACTTAATTTGAGTGCCATGTCCGACCGGCACATTGCCGCTCAACAGCAAGTCGAATCGCTCACTGCATCTTTCGCGATCGTTGAAAGCAAGCTGAACGCGGGAATGGCCAACAGTTTCGAATATACACTAGCAAAAGCAAATCTGGGAAAGGCCCAGGCCAATGCGATACAGGCAAAATATGATTTTCTAATGCAGCAAAAACTGTTACTATATTATCGCCAGGGTAATTGGCAGGGGGTGTTTTAG